The following are encoded in a window of Caldicellulosiruptoraceae bacterium PP1 genomic DNA:
- a CDS encoding aspartate-semialdehyde dehydrogenase yields the protein MKKQIRMAVVGATGLVGRTFLKVLEERNLPVSEYFLFASSKSAGKEVEFMGKKYVIEELKEDSFDRGIDIALFSAGASVSLKYAPIAASKGCIVVDNSSAWRMEKDVPLVVPEVNPDDIKWHKNIIANPNCSTIQAVVVLKPLHDKYKIKRIVYSTYQAVSGAGQQGVADLENGIKGEAPKKFPHPIAGNVLPHIDVFLPNGYTKEEMKMINETQKILGDYSLKITATTVRVPVVNGHSESINVEFEKQFDLEELKEILRNAPGVIVEDDPEKLIYPMPINASGHDEVYVGRIRRDESVESGVNLWVVADNIRKGAATNAVQIAQKLIEYYFI from the coding sequence TTGAAAAAACAAATTAGAATGGCAGTTGTAGGTGCCACAGGTTTAGTTGGAAGAACATTTCTTAAGGTTTTAGAAGAAAGAAATTTACCAGTTAGTGAATACTTTTTATTTGCATCAAGTAAATCAGCTGGAAAAGAAGTAGAGTTTATGGGAAAGAAATATGTAATCGAAGAACTAAAGGAAGACTCATTTGATAGAGGCATTGATATTGCACTTTTCTCAGCTGGTGCATCAGTTTCATTAAAATATGCTCCAATAGCAGCTTCAAAAGGATGTATTGTTGTTGATAATAGCAGTGCTTGGAGAATGGAAAAAGATGTTCCGTTAGTTGTCCCAGAAGTAAACCCTGATGATATTAAGTGGCATAAAAATATTATTGCAAATCCTAACTGTTCAACAATTCAAGCAGTTGTTGTATTAAAACCATTACATGACAAATATAAAATCAAGAGAATAGTATATTCAACATATCAAGCTGTTTCTGGAGCTGGCCAACAAGGTGTTGCTGACCTTGAAAATGGTATAAAAGGTGAAGCACCAAAGAAATTCCCACATCCAATAGCAGGAAATGTTCTACCTCACATTGATGTATTCTTACCAAATGGATATACAAAAGAAGAAATGAAAATGATTAACGAAACACAAAAAATACTTGGCGATTATTCATTAAAGATAACTGCTACAACAGTTAGAGTCCCTGTTGTTAATGGTCATAGTGAGTCAATAAATGTTGAGTTTGAAAAGCAATTTGATCTAGAAGAATTAAAAGAAATTTTAAGAAATGCTCCAGGCGTAATTGTAGAAGATGACCCAGAAAAGCTTATTTACCCAATGCCAATAAATGCATCTGGTCATGATGAGGTTTATGTTGGTAGAATTAGAAGGGACGAAAGCGTTGAAAGTGGCGTTAATCTTTGGGTTGTTGCTGATAACATTAGAAAAGGAGCAGCAACCAATGCTGTTCAGATAGCTCAAAAGTTGATTGAGTATTATTTTATTTAG
- the dapB gene encoding 4-hydroxy-tetrahydrodipicolinate reductase codes for MLKVLLNGCNGKMGKVVSTAALNFEDIKIVAGLDINETRNFDYPVFSNCDQINIDFDCIIDFSIPEATLRVLDYAVKMKKPIVVATTGFSSEQKEKIIEASKHIPVFWSYNMSLGVNLVMNLIQKAYKTLGKSFDIEIIEKHHNQKIDAPSGTALMLADAINEVANNSFEYIYDRHNKRKKRNVSEIGIHSIRGGTIVGEHSVIFAGQDEIIEIKHTAMSKEIFAYGALNASKFITKQKAGIYNMSDLINYM; via the coding sequence ATGTTAAAAGTATTACTAAACGGTTGTAATGGAAAAATGGGTAAAGTTGTTTCAACTGCTGCATTAAACTTTGAAGATATAAAAATTGTTGCAGGTCTTGATATTAATGAAACAAGGAATTTTGATTACCCAGTATTTTCTAATTGTGACCAAATAAACATTGATTTTGACTGTATAATAGACTTTTCTATACCAGAGGCAACCCTAAGGGTATTAGATTATGCAGTTAAAATGAAAAAACCTATAGTTGTTGCAACAACTGGATTTAGTTCTGAACAAAAGGAAAAAATAATTGAGGCTTCAAAACATATACCAGTTTTTTGGTCTTATAATATGTCATTAGGTGTAAATTTAGTTATGAATCTTATTCAAAAGGCATATAAAACCTTAGGCAAAAGTTTTGACATTGAAATAATTGAAAAACACCACAACCAAAAAATAGATGCACCATCAGGTACAGCACTTATGCTTGCTGATGCAATAAATGAGGTTGCAAATAATAGCTTTGAATATATCTATGATAGACATAATAAGAGAAAAAAAAGAAATGTTTCTGAAATAGGTATTCATTCAATCAGAGGCGGAACTATTGTTGGTGAGCATAGTGTTATTTTCGCTGGACAAGATGAAATTATCGAGATAAAACATACAGCAATGTCAAAGGAAATCTTTGCTTATGGTGCTTTAAACGCTTCAAAGTTTATTACTAAACAAAAAGCGGGTATATATAATATGAGCGACTTAATTAATTATATGTGA
- a CDS encoding ACT domain-containing protein yields MKPITNLNIYPNVAMITLDNVPNNINLIASIFNEIAKNNINIDMISQTAPYKGNVNLSFSLDEENVSKAIIALSNFKKDIPNLRIDIISNLLKLSIYGEAMRDIPGVAASLFQALADAGVELKMVTTSEVDISYLIEQKDEEKAIEIIKSRFEV; encoded by the coding sequence TTGAAGCCTATTACTAATCTTAATATTTATCCAAATGTTGCTATGATAACACTTGATAATGTTCCTAATAATATTAATTTGATTGCTTCAATCTTTAATGAAATTGCAAAAAATAATATTAACATTGATATGATTAGCCAAACTGCACCGTATAAAGGAAATGTCAATCTTTCATTCAGTTTGGATGAAGAGAATGTTTCTAAGGCTATAATTGCTCTTAGCAACTTTAAAAAGGATATACCAAATCTTCGTATTGATATCATATCAAACCTCTTAAAGCTCTCAATTTATGGAGAGGCTATGAGAGATATCCCCGGTGTTGCTGCATCACTCTTTCAAGCACTTGCTGATGCAGGGGTAGAACTTAAAATGGTAACAACTAGCGAGGTTGATATATCCTACTTGATAGAACAAAAAGATGAAGAAAAGGCTATTGAGATTATTAAAAGTAGATTTGAAGTTTAA
- the dapA gene encoding 4-hydroxy-tetrahydrodipicolinate synthase: MSLFKGSGVALITPFKDDESVDYEVLARLVDFHLESKTDAIIVCGTTGEPSTMPDDEHLEVIRFVIDRVAGKKPVIAGTGSNDTKHAVELSIKAQELGADGLLHVTPYYNKTTQKGLIAHFSKIAEKVSIPIILYNVPSRTGLNITPETVKELSTIPNIRAIKEASSNIVQIAEIAQLCPDIDIYSGNDDQIVPILSLGGIGVISVLANILPNETHDIVEYFLNGDIKKAKELQLKLLPIIKALFIEVNPIPVKEALNMMGFNVGKPRLPLVPMSEKNKEILKKALLDYGIKLVN, from the coding sequence ATGTCTCTTTTTAAAGGCTCTGGTGTTGCCTTAATTACTCCATTTAAAGATGATGAATCTGTTGATTATGAAGTTTTAGCAAGATTGGTTGACTTTCATCTTGAAAGTAAGACAGATGCAATAATTGTTTGTGGAACAACTGGTGAGCCTTCTACTATGCCAGATGATGAACATTTAGAAGTTATTAGATTTGTTATAGATAGAGTTGCAGGAAAAAAGCCAGTAATTGCAGGAACAGGCAGCAATGATACAAAGCATGCAGTGGAGCTATCAATAAAAGCTCAAGAATTAGGTGCTGATGGGCTTTTACACGTAACACCATACTATAACAAAACAACACAAAAAGGACTTATAGCTCACTTTAGTAAAATTGCTGAAAAGGTTTCAATACCAATAATACTTTATAATGTTCCTTCAAGAACTGGTCTTAATATAACACCTGAAACAGTAAAAGAATTAAGTACAATACCAAACATCAGAGCAATAAAGGAAGCAAGTAGCAATATTGTTCAGATAGCTGAAATTGCTCAACTTTGTCCAGATATTGACATTTATTCAGGAAATGATGACCAAATTGTTCCCATACTTTCTTTAGGTGGCATAGGTGTTATATCAGTACTTGCAAATATCTTGCCTAATGAAACACATGATATTGTTGAATATTTCTTAAATGGTGATATTAAAAAAGCAAAAGAATTACAACTTAAGTTACTTCCAATAATAAAGGCTTTATTTATTGAGGTTAACCCAATACCAGTTAAAGAAGCACTTAACATGATGGGCTTTAATGTAGGAAAACCAAGATTGCCATTAGTTCCTATGTCTGAAAAAAATAAAGAAATTCTTAAAAAAGCTCTTTTAGATTATGGTATAAAACTTGTCAATTAA
- a CDS encoding MBL fold metallo-hydrolase, whose translation MKITFLGGANEVGASSCIINISNKNILIDSGIRMKEEKLPNLQLLKDYGGVDFALISHAHMDHIGSFPIVAREYPNVLYYATHATKDLIKVLLYDSIKVMDLWEEEIPLYAEKNVENFLDSIVTYSYNFTFEPIEGIKITFFPAGHILGASMIFIQSPEGSLLYTGDFSISKQLTVEKASIPKIKPDVVICESTYGDRIHTNRTFEEERLFLAIQNTIKNGGKVLIPAFAVGRAQEIILILKNFMKKKKEKFNIFIDGMVKDVIRIYERNPNYISSRYSKLLLKGEQVFRGDNVLFIENKNQREKLLSTNEPCVIISSSGMLTGGPSVLYAKSIISNEKNLIAITGYQDEESPGRKLLELTEDLSEKKIEFDGNIYDVKCKVDKFGLSAHADRTEILGLMQVLKPKNIIFVHGQGEAINELSNMAIKELDAFVLIPNNCELNSIQVEKPRKQLTYFNVKRLQKDDHINSSNIYELWQYLVSQGQVGNHITSEHAITIWNGYKEINNDESKRVFDILKETPYFEQNHKRPYLFKILSIQEVEEKTKPKLMEQNTFRNKAIELFEEYGLYKVSFDVANNSATLFFNYPKIAEELMDKIEKLQSESLWDIKINQNINLNYANKEITELCNKYNIVPFKISYNPISQIFLVKIEKENPNLEIIADRFYQKSRIRIEFDYPKQKQEIFIEQNSDKMEQNKALTLIEIEFEDKPHKIYKKSIKNNGQYIEVSFISPQIGNRYLNQIKKLQEKTGWSIEISESINQNEISKIIYEMFNRFNIVLAKNPSFLPHQLKFVAYTTQEIDEDLKRLIEEEFIEKTGLKIDIIKK comes from the coding sequence ATGAAAATTACTTTTTTGGGTGGAGCAAATGAAGTTGGGGCATCATCATGTATTATAAATATTTCAAATAAAAACATATTAATAGACTCTGGAATAAGAATGAAAGAAGAAAAACTCCCTAACCTTCAACTACTTAAAGATTATGGTGGAGTTGATTTTGCATTAATATCACATGCTCATATGGACCACATTGGAAGCTTTCCTATTGTAGCACGTGAATATCCCAATGTTTTGTATTATGCAACTCATGCAACTAAAGACTTAATTAAGGTTCTTTTGTATGACAGCATAAAAGTGATGGACCTTTGGGAAGAAGAAATTCCACTGTATGCCGAAAAAAATGTTGAAAATTTCTTAGATTCAATAGTTACTTATTCTTATAATTTCACTTTTGAACCTATTGAAGGTATTAAAATTACCTTTTTTCCTGCAGGGCATATTTTAGGGGCTTCAATGATATTTATTCAAAGCCCTGAAGGTAGTCTACTTTATACAGGTGATTTTTCAATAAGTAAGCAGCTAACTGTTGAAAAAGCAAGTATTCCAAAAATAAAACCAGATGTTGTAATTTGCGAGTCTACATATGGAGATAGAATTCACACAAATAGAACTTTTGAGGAAGAAAGGCTTTTTTTAGCAATACAAAATACAATAAAAAATGGTGGTAAGGTTTTAATTCCAGCTTTTGCAGTAGGTAGAGCTCAAGAGATTATATTAATATTAAAGAACTTTATGAAAAAGAAAAAAGAGAAATTCAATATATTTATTGATGGAATGGTAAAAGATGTAATTAGAATATATGAAAGAAACCCTAATTATATTAGCTCTCGATATTCAAAGCTGCTTCTAAAAGGTGAACAAGTTTTTAGAGGTGATAATGTTCTATTTATAGAAAATAAAAACCAACGTGAAAAGCTTTTATCAACAAATGAACCATGTGTAATTATCTCAAGCTCTGGGATGTTAACTGGAGGTCCTTCAGTTCTTTATGCCAAAAGTATTATATCTAATGAGAAAAACCTAATTGCAATAACTGGCTATCAAGATGAAGAATCTCCTGGAAGAAAACTATTAGAACTTACAGAGGACTTAAGTGAGAAAAAGATTGAATTTGATGGAAATATATATGATGTAAAATGTAAGGTTGATAAATTTGGTCTTTCTGCTCATGCTGACAGAACTGAGATTTTAGGTTTAATGCAGGTATTAAAACCAAAGAATATTATTTTTGTTCATGGGCAGGGAGAAGCAATAAATGAGCTTTCAAATATGGCTATAAAAGAACTTGATGCCTTTGTTTTAATTCCAAATAACTGCGAATTAAATTCAATTCAAGTTGAAAAACCAAGAAAACAACTAACCTATTTTAATGTAAAAAGACTTCAAAAAGATGACCATATTAATAGCTCTAATATTTATGAACTATGGCAATATCTTGTGTCACAAGGTCAAGTAGGTAATCATATAACATCTGAACATGCTATTACAATTTGGAATGGATATAAAGAGATTAATAATGATGAATCAAAACGTGTATTTGATATATTAAAAGAAACACCTTATTTTGAGCAAAATCACAAAAGACCATATTTATTTAAGATTTTATCAATTCAAGAGGTTGAAGAAAAAACAAAGCCTAAACTTATGGAACAGAACACTTTTAGAAATAAGGCTATTGAACTTTTTGAAGAATATGGACTATATAAAGTAAGTTTCGATGTTGCAAACAACTCTGCCACATTATTTTTTAATTATCCTAAGATAGCAGAAGAATTGATGGATAAAATAGAAAAATTACAAAGTGAAAGCCTTTGGGATATAAAAATAAATCAGAATATAAACTTAAATTATGCCAATAAAGAGATAACAGAGTTATGCAATAAATATAATATTGTTCCTTTTAAGATATCTTATAATCCAATTTCACAAATATTTTTAGTAAAGATTGAGAAAGAAAATCCTAACTTAGAAATAATTGCTGATAGATTCTATCAAAAATCAAGGATTAGAATTGAATTTGACTATCCAAAACAGAAACAAGAGATTTTTATAGAACAAAATAGTGATAAGATGGAACAAAACAAGGCATTAACATTAATAGAGATTGAATTTGAAGATAAACCACATAAAATCTACAAAAAGAGCATAAAAAATAACGGTCAATATATTGAGGTAAGCTTTATCTCACCGCAAATTGGAAATAGATACTTAAACCAAATAAAAAAACTACAAGAAAAGACTGGTTGGTCAATTGAAATATCAGAAAGCATAAATCAAAATGAGATATCAAAGATCATCTATGAAATGTTTAATCGGTTTAATATTGTTTTAGCTAAGAATCCAAGCTTTCTACCTCACCAGCTAAAATTTGTCGCATATACTACACAAGAGATTGATGAAGATTTAAAAAGATTAATTGAAGAAGAATTTATTGAAAAAACAGGTTTAAAAATTGACATTATAAAGAAATGA